TCGCTACGGCAGCGGGACTTGCCGCCGCCATTCCCGCCGTGGTATTCTACAATTACTATTTGAGCAAGATACGGTCCATAACCGTGGAGACGGAGAATTTTTCCGCCGAATTTCTTAACATCATTGAACGGTATTATGTTCGGAAAAGGCAACAGGTTTGAGGGTTCGCAGCGATTCTCCGGGCCGTCGGTATCTATCCGGAGCTGCTGACGCAACCATCGTGGAAAGACCGTATCGATTTTGTCATTTCGACCGCAGGGAGAAATCTTGCAACATATCGATAGTAAAAAAAGATTTCTCGTCGCGATGTTCACCGGAATGCCGCGATTCAAGGGTCTTGTGGAGTGATTCAGTCAGGGACGAGTTGCCATGAAATATTCGAGAAACCAGCGGGGGAGCAGGAAGCCCCTCGCGGACATAAACGTTGTGCCACTGGTGGATGTGATTCTTGTGCTGCTGCTCATATTCATGGTGGCGGCACCCATGCTCCAGATGGGCATCGACGTGAATCTTCCCAGGGTGACGGCGCGGACCGTCGATGTGGGTGAGGAAAAGCTGGTACTGACGATAAACGCGGACCAGGAAATATATATCAATCGTTATAAAGCTTCACTGGACGACTTGAACGCGAAGCTGGAAAACATATTCGCCGCCAGGATCGACCGGGAGATATTTATGCGGGCCGATAAAACGGTCCCCTACGGATTTGTGGTTCAAGTCATGTCGGAGGTGCGGAAGGCTGGGGTGGATCGACTCGGAATGATTACGGATCCGCCGGAGGAATAAAGGATGCCCCTCCTTGACCAGGTGCACAGACAGCGCACTGACGGTGCCGGCCTGAACAGCATGATTGTGCTTTCAGCCCTTCTGCACGCCCTGATTTTGTTCGTTATCCTTTTTTCCCCGTCGCTTCCCACTCCAAAGCGCACCTTCGGGCCGGCCTATAGCGTCGACCTGGTGAGCATGCCTGCAAGCGATCCGGGCG
This genomic interval from Syntrophales bacterium contains the following:
- a CDS encoding biopolymer transporter ExbD, whose protein sequence is MKYSRNQRGSRKPLADINVVPLVDVILVLLLIFMVAAPMLQMGIDVNLPRVTARTVDVGEEKLVLTINADQEIYINRYKASLDDLNAKLENIFAARIDREIFMRADKTVPYGFVVQVMSEVRKAGVDRLGMITDPPEE